The proteins below are encoded in one region of Festucalex cinctus isolate MCC-2025b chromosome 2, RoL_Fcin_1.0, whole genome shotgun sequence:
- the LOC144014551 gene encoding uncharacterized protein LOC144014551 isoform X3 yields MMEQAQGKRKSPAVWDHFELLSENKVKCHICSSELSFTNKSTSSMLRHYRAKHDSDVPDTPRISSASRKQLLDEAQLNFILKDCQSLSTVTIKQMVANKYQEEREHVKKEVQQAVAIQITWVTQSLQVHRGHHQTAV; encoded by the exons ATGATGGAGCAGGCCCAGGGGAAAAGAAAGTCGCCTGCCGTGTGGGATCATTTtgaactcctttctgaaaataaG GTGAAATGTCACATTTGTTCATCAGAGTTGTCCTTTACAAACAAAAGCACCTCCTCAATGCTGAGGCATTATCGGGCCAAGCATGACAGTGACGTGCCTGATACACCCAGGATAAGTTCAG CTTCCAGGAAGCAGTTGCTTGATGAGGCACAGCTGAACTTCATTCTGAAGGACTGCCAGTCCCTCAGCACTGTG aCCATCAAACAAATGGTGGCCAACAAATACCAGGAGGAACGGGAACATGTGAAAAAGGAAGTACAGCAAGCTGTGGCA ATTCAAATCACTTGGGTTACGCAGTCCCTCCAGGTGCACCGAGGCCATCACCAGACTGCGGTCTGA
- the LOC144014551 gene encoding uncharacterized protein LOC144014551 isoform X4 encodes MMEQAQGKRKSPAVWDHFELLSENKVKCHICSSELSFTNKSTSSMLRHYRAKHDSDVPDTPRISSASRKQLLDEAQLNFILKDCQSLSTVTIKQMVANKYQEEREHVKKEVQQAVASLQVHRGHHQTAV; translated from the exons ATGATGGAGCAGGCCCAGGGGAAAAGAAAGTCGCCTGCCGTGTGGGATCATTTtgaactcctttctgaaaataaG GTGAAATGTCACATTTGTTCATCAGAGTTGTCCTTTACAAACAAAAGCACCTCCTCAATGCTGAGGCATTATCGGGCCAAGCATGACAGTGACGTGCCTGATACACCCAGGATAAGTTCAG CTTCCAGGAAGCAGTTGCTTGATGAGGCACAGCTGAACTTCATTCTGAAGGACTGCCAGTCCCTCAGCACTGTG aCCATCAAACAAATGGTGGCCAACAAATACCAGGAGGAACGGGAACATGTGAAAAAGGAAGTACAGCAAGCTGTGGCA TCCCTCCAGGTGCACCGAGGCCATCACCAGACTGCGGTCTGA
- the LOC144014551 gene encoding uncharacterized protein LOC144014551 isoform X1: protein MMEQAQGKRKSPAVWDHFELLSENKVKCHICSSELSFTNKSTSSMLRHYRAKHDSDVPDTPRISSASRKQLLDEAQLNFILKDCQSLSTVTIKQMVANKYQEEREHVKKEVQQAVAVSITIDMWTSLNMEAYLALTCHYINDNLQLCSSVLGVKYFPQSHTVDNLAQVKRGTMEDWAITNKVKVYCDRRCAKHDSIR from the exons ATGATGGAGCAGGCCCAGGGGAAAAGAAAGTCGCCTGCCGTGTGGGATCATTTtgaactcctttctgaaaataaG GTGAAATGTCACATTTGTTCATCAGAGTTGTCCTTTACAAACAAAAGCACCTCCTCAATGCTGAGGCATTATCGGGCCAAGCATGACAGTGACGTGCCTGATACACCCAGGATAAGTTCAG CTTCCAGGAAGCAGTTGCTTGATGAGGCACAGCTGAACTTCATTCTGAAGGACTGCCAGTCCCTCAGCACTGTG aCCATCAAACAAATGGTGGCCAACAAATACCAGGAGGAACGGGAACATGTGAAAAAGGAAGTACAGCAAGCTGTGGCAGTGAGTATAACAATTGACATGTGGACCTCTTTGAACATGGAGGCTTACTTGGCTCTGACCTGTCACTACATTAATGACAATTTGCAGTTGTGTTCATCAGTGTTGGGTGTGAAATACTTTCCACAGAGTCACACTGTTGACAATTTGGCCCAGGTCAAAAGGGGCACGATGGAGGACTGGGCCATAACCAATAAAGTAAAAGTGTATTGTGACCGACGCTGCGCCAAACATGATAGCATCCGCTAG
- the LOC144014551 gene encoding uncharacterized protein LOC144014551 isoform X2, which yields MMEQAQGKRKSPAVWDHFELLSENKVKCHICSSELSFTNKSTSSMLRHYRAKHDSDVPDTPRISSASRKQLLDEAQLNFILKDCQSLSTVTIKQMVANKYQEEREHVKKEVQQAVAHYRQGEAGSGAATDGTVNSETHQ from the exons ATGATGGAGCAGGCCCAGGGGAAAAGAAAGTCGCCTGCCGTGTGGGATCATTTtgaactcctttctgaaaataaG GTGAAATGTCACATTTGTTCATCAGAGTTGTCCTTTACAAACAAAAGCACCTCCTCAATGCTGAGGCATTATCGGGCCAAGCATGACAGTGACGTGCCTGATACACCCAGGATAAGTTCAG CTTCCAGGAAGCAGTTGCTTGATGAGGCACAGCTGAACTTCATTCTGAAGGACTGCCAGTCCCTCAGCACTGTG aCCATCAAACAAATGGTGGCCAACAAATACCAGGAGGAACGGGAACATGTGAAAAAGGAAGTACAGCAAGCTGTGGCA CACTACAGGCAAGGAGAAGCTGGCTCAGGTGCAGCAACAGATGGGACGGTCAACTCTGAAACTCATCAATGA